The Brassica oleracea var. oleracea cultivar TO1000 chromosome C7, BOL, whole genome shotgun sequence sequence NNNNNNNNNNNNNNNNNNNNNNNNNNNNNNNNNNNNNNNNNNNNNNNNNNNNNNNNNNNNNNNNNNNNNNNNNNNNNNNNNNNNNNNNNNNNNNNNNNNNNNNNNNNNNNNNNNNNNNNNNNNNNNNNNNNNNNNNNNNNNNNNNNNNNNNNNNNNNNNNNNNNNNNNNNNNNNNNNNNNNNNNNNNNNNNNNNNNNNNNNNNNNNNNNNNNNNNNNNNNNNNNNNNNNNNNNNNNNNNNNNNNNNNNNNNNNNNNNNNNNNNNNNNNNNNNNNNNNNNNNNNNNNNNNNNNNNNNNNNNNNNNNNNNNNNNNNNNNNNNNNNNNNNNNNNNNNNNNNNNNNNNNNNNNNNNNNNNNNNNNNNNNNNNNNNNNNNNNNNNNNNNNNNNNNNNNNNNNNNNNNNNNNNNNNNNNNNNNNNNNNNNNNNNNNNNNNNNNNNNNNNNNNNNNNNNNNNNNNNNNNNNNNNNNNNNNNNNNNNNNNNNNNNNNNNNNNNNNNNNNNNNNNNNNNNNNNNNATTTAGGGTTTAGTGTTAGTAAAATTTAGTTTTTAATGTATGATTTAGGGTTTAAGATTTTCCAACGGTTTAGAGTTTATCCAAAGTTTAAGGTTTAACGTTTAGGGTTTAGGGTTTAGGATTTAGGGTATAGGGTTTAGTATTTTGCTGAAGATTTAACAATATTAATTAATTTATTTTTTGTAACTATTTTTATGTATTTTTATTATTTTATTTTAAAAATATAATCTAATTTGGATATTCAATTTTATTTTCTTTTTTAAAAAGTATCAAATATCAAATACTCAAACACTATTGGTTAGTGAACCTAGGTTCATCCTGAGAGGGTGAACCCAAGAATTTCTCATGGTAAATTGATGATGGTGGGTCTTTGATGCTGCTAGCAAAATTATATATACAAAATGTCAGTATCTATATTTGTACGAAGTTCAGACAAATATCCAATGAGTTATTCACATGTGGTGCTTAAAAGCTAAAAACATATTTATTGTCTTTGCCAAGACATAGACAATAATTTAAGTCATGGGATGTTGTTACATGCTAACATACATATATGTATCAGATTTCTTATCACCTTCAAGGATAAAAACAAGACATACTTGAACCAGAACCACCCTCTGTCTGGTCTCAAAACCCTTTCATTTCAAATCAAAATTTCACCAAAAGTTTAATTTTAAAGAATCAATTATGGAAAAAAACCAACCACTCTTCTTCTCTCTGCTTGGGTCTGTCTCTCAAAAGGTACAGTTGAGGTTTTCTTTCACATGTTCTACTAACCAAAACAAAAGAAATCAGATGTTTCAGGTTTTCATTTATTTCAACCACTCTCATGTCTTATCTTTCCAATCTTATCTCCCCGAAATTTAAAGAGGTCCAAATGTTTTCATAAGCAAACATTTGACATATCAGAGGATAGAGAGACTTTTTACTTGTCACTATTTACTGATGGTTGGTTTATCAGTCAATTCTAAAGTCTAAACCCCTATACTGCTTCATCTAGTGTTTGTTGATATTTCAAGGACAATGTACTCTTTACTTTAGATTTTTGAACTCTCTCTCTCTTTTCTAAATTTTACTTCAACATATTCAGCTAGCAAGGGCATAATCATGTATTGGATATTAGAATTTAATAGATAAGAGTTAGCTTTGGAACTAGCTTTTAAACACACAAAATGATCTTAAGATTTGACACATTCAATTTAATGAAAAGTACTAGCGAGGACTACTAAGCACATCTAGAAACATAGGGTTTATTGAAGGCAACCTCATTTGCTGCTCATGTACTCTTCTCCTCTTGAGCAGAGGCTCTGGAGATAAAGATGATGCTACCGAAGCAGCAGAGACATTCCAGGATCCATTTGAGCTGTCATCAATGTCGAATACACCGCTTGGACGATCCTGATCGAGCCAATTCATCATCCTCTTCTTGCTCGGATTGTGCTCCAACAATAGTTCATAGCATTCATTAACTTTCTCCTGTGAAGTTAAATGCTGTATCAGTTTTTTTGATCCACTAGCATTCTAGGACTTACTACAAAGTACATACCTGATTAACTTTGAGTAGAGTCATGAGCTGAGATTGGTATTCAACTTGTTCACATGGTTTCAAGCCCTTGATGACATGAATCATTATCGCAGTTGCTAACACAGAAGGGACGTAACTCATAAACCTCGTATCCGTAACAACGGAGATCAAAAGACGCTCGCAGTTGCTAAACAACTCCAGCTGCTGGTGACATTCAGAGCCTAATCTCCGGATAATGTGATCGAAGAACGAGATCGGAGTCACAGGGTGCATCCTCCACTGGAGTGTAGACAGAACCAAAAGCTCCATTCTTTGTATGGTTTTAGCTTCAAAGACGTATCTTGCTTCCTCCACCTAAAACAACAAACAAACAAATCAAAGGGAGGTTTCGTTAGAAGTTGACTTTTTCAAGAAACCACCATTATTAGAAAGAGAAGAAAGAAACTAACTTGGAGATGAATGAGCAAGGGGACATGGATCTCTTCAACTTTAGCAGCTAAAGACAAACAAGCCACAGCTACAAGCTGAGACATCCATGGCTTATCTGTCTGAAACTTAACACTCGTGATAAACCTATCGAAGTAGTTCACAGCAAGCAGAGCCGTCGATGAAGCGAACCCGTAATGAGATTTAACCCTGAAAACCCAGTTCAAAGCCTCTTTTCTTCGAGAAACCAGACACTCATCTAGTGTTTGGTAAGGGTGGTGATTCGTTTCGTTTTCCTTTGAGATTAGACTCTGCAACTCATCGTCGTCCCATGAAAACATATCCTTTAGTGGTAAAAACTGAAACTTTACGACATTGTCATCAATGCCCACAAGATCCTCCTCCACGAACGCACATTCTTCCTCGCAATAGAGCTCATCGAGGGCACAAAACGGTGCGTTTTGACCGATTTGTGATTCTTCTTGTTCTTTCTCCAAAGCCATCTTCTGAGAAGAACAGATTGCAGATGTCTCTGTTCATCCTGCCATTGGAGCTGGTTTCGTCGACAGATTCTAGAGTGAGAGAGAATGGAACAAAAAAAAAGAACAAGAGACCGGACAAAAGCCAAGAAAGCGAAGGGTTTTTAATTTTATCTTAACGCTTTGTCTTTTTTTTTTAATTTTGTTTTAATTTTCGTCTTCCTCTGTTTAGTAGTATGTATATTCGGGACGTATGGCGCGCGAGAACTTTTATTTAAATTTATAAAATCACAAATTATTTTAGAAAATATATAAATACAGAGAATCCCTGCTGCATTTATTTAATTTAAGAACATGCTCTAAATTTCTATATATATATATATTTTTAAAATGAAAATTTTGTTTGTCTAGAGAGGTATGTAAATTCTGAACATGTCAGGTAAAGTAGCAAGTTTTGTAAGATTCTATATACGGGGTCATTTTATTTGTATAAGATACACGTATTTTAGGAAACATATAGAGATCTTTTGATGTACATAAAGATTCGTAATATGAATCTAATTATTTTTGTTTATTATAAGAAAAATAAAAAAGAATCTAACTATTTTATTGGTCGTGGTATTTACTATAGTCACGTCCTTCTTGATACATACATAGCTTTGCAGATTCAGTGTGGTGATATTGTGGTCCATTGTACATAAGATTTAAAGCAGGAAAAAAGGAAAAAATCGTTCCATTGAAATGATCGATGTTTATTAAGATATCTTACAATACTAAAAGCCAAATATACTCAACATTTAGGGTGTCCACGTAGACATAAAAAATCAGTCAATCACAATTTGTTCTAGAACCATGTCATTTAAAACAAAATATGAAAAAAACTAAATCGATAATTGTAAGTATCTTTTGAGTTTCAATCACTTTATATTCGTTTGTTTTCATATTAATCCTAAAGACGCTGCGCTCTAACCAAAAACTCATCGTATCCCATCACAATCTCTATTTCTTCTTCTGCAAATTTTTCTGTATCCTTAGCAATTTGGATTGGATTAAGATTCCCAGAAGGATCCCCGGATCCTCACCCTAATCTAATCCACAATCTGATCTTTCCATGTTGAATCCTATCTCAACTTGCTTCCCCTTCATCCCAGTCATGGTATTTACGAATCCAAGTGGGCAATCCATGGAGGCACACTAGGATACTCAGCACGAGACTGCCGTTTTTTATCCGGTTTGATTCTCCCATAGTCATTTTCATTTTGATTACGGAACATTTGATGTCACTAATGTTATTGTCTCAGATGATCTTTATATTTGTAAAACATCTGAAAGCAGGCAATGAGTGGACCTTTTCCTTGAAAATGGGCGTTAGAACTTCAATAATAAGGTAACTTTCTTTCTATAATTGGTCACAGAAGAAACTTCAACATCAAATCACTTATATATATATATAGTTATGAAACAACATTTTATCGTGAAAAAAAAACCTCCAATTCATACTCTTTTTGGAAAAATGATATGGAATAAAAAACCCCGAGTGCCTCAATTTTTTCCTTATTTGTATACTCTCAGATAGGGAAACCTCTAATGTTTATGGTAACACTAAGCACTTGAAACATATATTACATATTTTTTTCCACTTCTCATACGATATGACTAACATCTCTCAATGATTTAGGTCTTTGGAAAATAAACTCTTTTGGATATGAAGGAACCGTGAATCAGTGCATTA is a genomic window containing:
- the LOC106306035 gene encoding cyclin-D3-2, with the translated sequence MALEKEQEESQIGQNAPFCALDELYCEEECAFVEEDLVGIDDNVVKFQFLPLKDMFSWDDDELQSLISKENETNHHPYQTLDECLVSRRKEALNWVFRVKSHYGFASSTALLAVNYFDRFITSVKFQTDKPWMSQLVAVACLSLAAKVEEIHVPLLIHLQVEEARYVFEAKTIQRMELLVLSTLQWRMHPVTPISFFDHIIRRLGSECHQQLELFSNCERLLISVVTDTRFMSYVPSVLATAIMIHVIKGLKPCEQVEYQSQLMTLLKVNQEKVNECYELLLEHNPSKKRMMNWLDQDRPSGVFDIDDSSNGSWNVSAASVASSLSPEPLLKRRRVHEQQMRLPSINPMFLDVLSSPR